The DNA segment AACGCGGCAGCGGGCGGATCGTGATGATCTCGTCGGTCATCGGCGAGACCGGTGGGATCGGGCAGGTCAACTACGCCTCGGCCAAGTCGGGGCTGTTCGGGCTCACCAAGACCCTCGCCCGGGAAGCGGCCATGCAGCTGCAGCGCTCGGGCGCCGGCGACGGGATCGGCATCACCGTCAACGCCGTGACGCCGGGCTACACCGCCACCGAGATGCTGGACGCCGTACCGGACAAGGTGCTCGCCGGGTTGCGGGCGAAGATCCCGCTCGGCCGGCTCGGGCAGCCCGACGAGGTCGCCCGGGTCGTGCACTTCCTGGCCGCCGACGCCTCGTCCTACATCACCGGCCAGGTGTGGGGGGTCAACGGCGGCCTGGACATGTAGGCCCGGCCGCACGCCCCCCGGTCGACGACGGACGGGGGACCACCGAGAGGGAGGGGTGCCGGGTGTTCGACCGCATCGCCGTGATCAACCGGGGCGAGCCGGCCATGCGCCTGACCCGTGCCGTCCGCGAGCTCAACGCCGAGCACGGCACGCGCACCCGCGTCATCGCCCTGCACACCGAGTCCGAACGCCGGGCGACGTTCGTCCGCGCCGCCGACGAGGGCGTGCTGCTGCGCGAGACCGGGGCCGGCAACCCCTACCTCGACCACGACGAGCTCGCCCGGGCCCTGCGCGCCAGCCGCGCCGACGCTGCCTGGGTGGGCTGGGGCTTCGTCGCCGAGGACCCGGCGTTCGCCGAGCTGTGCGCCTCGCTCGGCGTCGTCTTCATCGGGCCGCCGCCCGAGGCCATGCGGCTGCTCGGCGCCAAGATCGAGGCCAAGGTGCTCGCGGAGCAGGCCGGGGTGCCGGTCGCGCCGTGGAGCGGCGGTCCGGTGGCCGGCCTCGAGGACGGGCGGCGGCACGCGGCGGCCATCGGCTACCCGCTCATCGTCAAGTCCCGGAGCGGCGGCGGCGGCCGGGGCATCCGGGTCGTCCGGTCCGAGGGCGAGCTGGAGGAGGCGCTCACCCGCACCCAGGCGGAGGCCGGGCGCACCTTCGGCGACCCGACCGTCTTCATGGAGCGGCTGGTGGAGGGCGGCCGGCACGTCGAGGTGCAGATCATCGCCGACCAGCACGGCGCGGTGTGGGCGCCCGGGGTCCGCGACTGCTCGGTGCAGCGGCGCAACCAAAAGGTCCTGGAGGAGTCCAGCTCGCCCGCGCTGAGTCCGGAGCAGGACCGGTCGCTGCGCGAGTCCTCCGTCGCCCTGGTGAAGGCGGCCGGCTACGTCGGTGCGGGCACCGTCGAGTTCCTCTACCAGCCGGAGGAGGAGCTGTTCACCTTCCTGGAGGTGAACACCCGGCTGCAGGTGGAGCACCCCGTCACCGAGGAGACCACCGGCCTGGACATCGTCAAGCTGCAGCTGCACGTGGCGGCCGGCGGCCGGCTCGAGGGCGACCCACCCCCCCGGTCCGGCCACGCGATCGAGGCCCGGCTGAACGCGGAGGACGCCGAGCAGGGCTTCGCCCCGGCTCCCGGCCAGGTCGTGCTCATGCGGCTGCCGACCGGCCCGGGGGTCCGCGTGGACACCGGGATCGGCGTCGGCGACGTCATCCCGCCGCTCTACGACTCGATGATCGCCAAGGTCATCGCCTGGGGCCGCGACCGGCCCGAGGCGCTCGCCCGGCTCAGGTGCGCGCTGCGGGAGACCACCGTCGTGCTGCGCGGGGGCACGACCACCAAGTCCTTCCTGCTCGACCTGCTGGACCGGCCCGAGGTGGCGAGCGGGACCGCCGACACCGGCTGGCTGGACCGCACGGGGGCGGGCAGCCGCGCCGAGACCGCCGGCAACGCCTGGGTGGCCCTGGTCCGGGTGGCCATCGACGTCGCGGACGCGGAGGAGGCCCGGGAGCGGAGCGCCTTCCTGGCCTCCGCGCGGGGCGGGCGGCCACGGGCCCCGCACGAGGTGGGCCGGGTCGTGGAGCTGGGGTACCGGGGCCAGGCCTACCGGCTGGGTGTGGCGAGGGTGGGGCACGACCGCTACCGGGTCGAGCTCGACGGCCGGTCCGCCGACGTCGACGTGGACCGGCTGAGCGGGCTGGAGAGCCGGCTGTCGGTGGGGGAGGACCGGTTCGCGGTCGTCGCGGTCGAGGGCACCGGGTCCTCCCTCGTCGAGGTCGACGGCGTCACCCACCGGGTCGCGACCGACGTCGGCGGGGTGGTGCGGGCGCCGGCACCCGCGGTGGTCGTGGCGGTGCGGGCCACCGCCGGGCAGGAGGTCCAGGCCGGTCAGACGCTGCTGGTCCTGGAGAGCATGAAGATGGAGACGGCGGTCCGGGCGCCGTTCGCCGGCCGGGTGCGGGAGGTGCGCGCCGCCGCCAACGCCCAGGTCGACGCCGGCGCGCCGCTGCTCACCGTCGACCGGGCCGGCGGCGACGTCGAGGAGGTGTCCGGCGAGCGGGTCGAGCTCCCCGCGGGCGCCGGCCCGGCCGCGGGCGAGCCCCGGGAGCGGGCGCTGTCGCTGCTGGCGGCGCTCCGGTCGCTGATCACCGGGTACGACATCGGCGCGGGCCACGCCGGTGACCTGGTGGCGGGCTACCGCAGCGCACGGTCCGAGCTCCCGGGCGACGACCCGGAGCTGCTGCAGGCCGAGCTCGCGGTGCTCACCACCTTCGCCGACCTGTGCGAGCTGTCCCGCAACCGCCCCGCCAGCGAGGAGGAGGAGGCCGACCAGCAGGTCCACAGCCCGCGCGAGTACTTCCACGCCTACCTGCACTCGCTCGACGTCGACCGCGAGGGCCTGCCGGACAGCTTCCGGGTGCGGCTGTGCCGGGCGCTCGCGCACTACGGCGTCGGCGACGACCTGGAGCCGGGACCGGTCCTCGAGGACGCGGTGTACCGGGTCTTCCTGGCCCAGCAGCGCACCGGCGACCAGCTGCCCGCCGTGCTGGCCCTGCTGGACCGCTGGCTGACCACCGTCCTCCCGGCGTCGGACGCCGCGCGGTCGGAGGTGGCCGAGGTGCTCGACCGGCTGGTCGGGGCGACGCAGCTGCGCTACCCGTCGGCCGGTGACCTGGCCCGGGCCGTGCGGTACCGCCACTTCGAGGAGCCGGTGGTCCTGCAGGCCCGGCAGGAGGTGCTCGACCAGGCGGAGCGGCTGCTGGCCGAGCTCGACGCCGCCGACGCGCCCGGGAGCACCAGCGACGGCCGTGCCGGCGACGACCGTGCCAGCGACGACGTGGCCCGGATCGAGGCCCTGGTCGCCAGCCCCGAGCCGCTGGTCCGGCTGCTGGCCCAGCGCTTCGACCGTCCGACGAGCAGGCCGGACCCGATCGTGGAGGTCCTCACCCGCCGCTACTACCGCAGCCGCAGCCTGCAGGACGTCCGGCCGTCGGTGCTCGGCGGGAACTCCGCGGTCACCGCCGACTACGACCTGCAGGGCACCCGGCTGCACCTGCTCGCCCTGATGGTGCGGATGCCCGACCTCCCCGCCGCGCTGGCCGAGGTGCGCCGGCTGGCCGACGGCGTGGCCGACCCGCACACCCTGCTGGTGGACCTCTACCTGTCCTGGCCGGACCGCCCGGCCGACCCCGACGAGATGGCCGCGCAGCTGCAGCAGCTGGTCGCCGAGCTGGCGCCGCTGCCGGCGCTCCGCCGGGTGACGGTCACCGTGACCACGCCGGACGGCGACGTCGACGCGGTCACCTTCCGGCCGACCCCCGACGGCCTGGCCGAGGAGCGCATCATCCGCGGGATGCACCCGCTGACCGCGCAGCGGCTCCACCTGTGGCGGCTCAAGGACTTCGACGGGCGCCGCCTGCCCTCGGCCGAGGACACCTACCTCCTGCACGTCGTCGCCCGGGACAACCCGAACGACGAGCGCCTCATCGCCATGGCCGAGGTGCGGGACCTGACCCCGCTCCGCGACGAGGCCGGGGAGATCGTGGGCTTCCCGACCATCGAGCGGCTGCTGACCTCCTGCCTCGACGGGCTCCGCCGCGGGCAGGCGCAGCGACGCGCGCGCCGCCCGCTGGAGCACAACCGGATCCACCTGTACGCGTGGCCGTCGATCGAGGTGCCGCTGTCGGAGGTGGCCACGTTCGCCCGGATGGCCGCGCCGCTGACGGTCGGTTCCGGCGTCGACCAGATCGTGCTGCTGGCCCGGCTGCAGGACGAGGCGGGTGGTCCGCCGCGCGAGGTGGCGCTGCGCTTCTCCTACCGGCCGGGCACCGGTGTCCGGATGGAGGTGACCGACCGGCCGACCGAGCCGCTGCGCACCCTGGACGACTACGCCGAGAAGGTGCTGAGCTCGCGCGCCCGCGGCGCGATCTACCCCTACGAGCTCGCCCCGCTGCTGGCTGGTCCCGGGGGCACGTTCGTGGAGCACGACCTCGACGAGCAGGGCCGGCTGGCACCCGTCGACCGGCCGGCCGGGCGCAACACGGCCGGCATCATCGCCGGCGTCGTCAGCACGCCCACCGAACGCCACCCGGAGGGGATGACCCGGGTCGTGCTATTCGGTGACCCGACCAAGGCGCTGGGCACCGTCGCCGAGCCGGAGTGCGCGCGGGTCGTCGCCGCCCTCGACCTCGCCGAGCAGCGCGGCATCCCGGTGGAGTGGTTCGCGCTGTCCTCCGGGGCGCGCATCTCGATGGACAGCGGCACCGAGAACATGGACTGGGTCTCCCGGGCGCTGCGCCGCATCATCACGTTCACCCAGGCCGGCGGGGAGGTCAACGTCGTCGTCGCCGGGATCAACGTGGGCGCGCAGCCGTACTGGAACGCCGAGGCCACCATGCTCATGCACACCAAGGGCATCCTGGTCATGACCCCGGACAGCGCGATGGTGCTCACCGGCAAGCACTCCCTGGACTACTCCGGTGGGGTGTCGGCGGAGGACAACTTCGGCATCGGCGGCTACGACCGGGTGATGGGCCCCAACGGGCAGGCCCAGTACTGGGCGCCGAACCTCACCGCCGCCTGCGAGCTGCTCTTCCAGCACTACGAGCACACCTACGTGGCACCGGGGGAGCGCTGGGCCCGGCCGGCGGGGACCGGTGACCCGCGGGACCGGGACGTCCGGTCGTTCCCGCACGAGCACCCGGCCAGCGACTTCACCACGGTCGGGGACATCTTCTCGGCGACCGCGAACCCCGAGCGGAAGAAGCCGTTCGACATCCGCACGCTGATGCGCGCGGTCACCGACCAGGACCACGCCGTCCTGGAGCGGTGGGCCGGCATGGCCGACGCCGACACGTCCGTCGTCGTCGACGCCCACCTGGGTGGGCACCCGGTCGCGCTGATCGGGATCGAGTCCCGGCCGGTCGCGCGCCGCGGCAGCCGTCCGGCCGACGGCCCGGACCAGTGGACGGCGGGCACGCTCTTCCCGCGGTCGTCGAAGAAGACCGCGCGGGCGATCAACGCGGCCAGCGGGAACCGGCCGCTGGTCGTGCTGGCCAACCTCTCCGGCTTCGACGGGTCACCGGAGTCGCTGCGCGCGCTGCAGCTGGAGTACGGCGCGGAGATCGGCCGGGCGATCACGAACTTCGACGGCCCGATCGTGTTCTGCGTCGTCTCCCGGTACCACGGCGGTGCGTTCGTGGTGTTCTCCGGCGTGCTCAACGAGGGCATGGAGGTCCTCGCCGTCGAGGGCTCCTACGCCTCGGTCCTGGGCGGCGCTCCTGCCGCCGCCGTCGTCTTCACCCGCGAGGTCGACAAGCGCACCGCCGCCGATCCGCGGGTGCGCGAGCTGGAGGCCGCGGTCGCCGCCGCCGACGGCACCGGGGCGGCCTCCCTGCGGGTCGAGCTGGCGACCCTCCGCGGCAGCGTCCGGTCGGAGAAGCTGGGCGAGGTGGCCGCGGAGTTCGAGGCGGTCCACGACATCGGACGGGCCCGCCGGATGGGCTCGGTCCACGACATCGTCCCCGCCGCCGAGCTGCGCCCGCGGCTCATCGCGGCCGTCGAGCGGGGGATGCAGCGCGCAGGCTGACCCGGGTCTGCGCGACGACAGCACCGTCAGAGAGGAACCCCGTGAACGCCTTCGTGCTGAACCGACACGGTCGGTTGGTCTTCCCCTCGAGCGTCATGCCGCAGCTGGACTTCTCGACGATGGAGTCGCTGGACCAGCTCGACACCGTCATCCGCCGCGACTTCGAGACCAAGGCGCCGAGCGGGACCGACATCCTGGAGCGGATCCGCACCGGGGGCTACGACGACCGGTACGCCCTGATGCGGGACATCGCGCTCAACCTGTTCTGGGCCAACCGCTTCTCGATCACCATGTACGACAAGCGGCCGACCCGGTGGGCGGACCTGCCGCGGACCCGCTCCGACGTCTTCCTGCCCGTGCTGGAGCCCTGGGAGGACGGCGAGACCAAGGTCGCCGCCGTCGAGCAGGCCTACCCGACGCTGCCGGCCCGGTGGGACGGCGAGGTCGAGGACCAGGTCTTCGGCGTCCTGTTCGACGTCTTCGGCAACCGCAGGAACCACGCGACGACGCTGCCGGCCGTCAAGCCGACGGTGGCGGAGTTCCTCGCGGAGCCGGCCAATCTCACCTTCCGGCTGCCGCACTACGACCCGGACTACCCGGTCTACGAGTACGACGACGTCCTCGACTGCCGGGAGGACGTGCCCGAGCTCGAGGCGCTGCACCGCTGGGCGATGGTGCTGCACAACCAGTACCCGTGGGACCGGTCGGCGGTGGAGCTGGCCCGGGCCGACCAGATCTCCGACGACGACTACGTGGTCGCCTTCCACCCCCGGGACCGGGAGGTGCGGGAGTTCCTGCGCCGCCTGGCCACCGGCGCCGTGCCCCGGCAGGCGCCGGCCCCGCGGGAGTCGCGGCCACCGGTCCGGCCGTTCCCGCCGGTGGACGTGCGCCGCGCGTTCACCGTGCTGCCGCGGCTGGAGTGCCTGGTCGCCGTGCACGGCGACCAGGTGTGCACCAACGACGACGTGGTGCGCAACTCCGCCTACAACTGGTCCCCGATGAGCGCCGCGGAGATCCAGGAGAAGACCGGGGTGGAGGAGCGCCGGTACACCTCGCTGAGCCTGGAGGAGCTGGCGCTGCAGGCGGCGGAGGCGGCGCTGGAGAAGGCCGGGCGCGGGCCGGAGGAGATCGGCGGCGTGGTGGTGTGCACCTGCACCAGCTCCCGGCTGATCCCGTCGCTGGCCACCTACATCTGCGGGCAGCTCGGCATCCACCAGACCCACGCCGCCTACGACCTGGTCGCCGCCTGCGCCGGGATGCCCTACGGGCTGGCCGAGGCGGCGCGGCTGCTGCAGGAGGTGGAGCGGCCGGTCCTGGTCGTGTGCGCCGAGAAGTTCTCGGACAAGATCGGCAACGTCCGCCCGTCGCGGATGCTGTTCGCCGACGGCGCGGCCGCGATGATCGTGGGCGTGGCCGGCGAGGGACAGGGCGGCGACTTCGACTACCTGCAGACCTACGCCAGCGGCCCGGCGAGCGAGGTGAACTCGATCATCTGGCCCAACCCCGAGTTCGACAACAACATCACCGTCTTCGGCCCGCAGGTGAAGGCGCTGGCCGGCCGCTACCTCGCGCAGATGATCGAGGAGATCGGGGCGCTGCCCGCCCCCGACGGCGCGGCCGGCTCGCTGCTGGACAGCATCGACCTGATCGTCCCGCACCAGGCGAACAAGACGATGGTGCTGCAGCTCGCCGAGCGGGCCGGGCTGCGCGCCGACCAGCTCTACTTCAACATCGAGACGACGGGGAACGCGTCGTCGGCGAGCATCCCGCTGGCCATCCACGACGCCGTCCGGGACGGCGTGATCACCACCCCGGTCCGGGTGTTCGCGCCGGGCTTCGGTGCCGGGGCAGTGGCCGGCTACGCGGTGATGCGGGTCGACCCGGCGGTCGTCGACGTCCGGGACGCCCGTGCCGCGGGCGTCGCGGCGGAGGCGCCGGCCACGGCGGCGGACGAGCCCCGGCCGGCGTCGGAGCAGCTGCGGGAGGCGTTCACCTGAGCACCCGGACGGTGCGCGGTGCGGACGGCACCGCGCTGCGCGCCTGGTGCAACGACGGCACCGGGCCGCCGGTGCTGCTGTGCAACGGGCTGGGCGCCCCGGAGGCGGCCTGGCCGGGGCTCGTCGGCCGGTCCAGCGGCTACCGGGTGCTCAGCTGGTCCTACCGCGGCCTGACCGGGTCGGCGCGCCCGGCCGACCCGGCGCGGGTCCGCGTCGAGGACCACGCCGACGACGCCCGCGCGGTGCTCGACGCCTTCGACGTGCCGGCCGCGACCGTCATCGGCTGGTCGCTGGGGGTCAACGTGGCCTTCGAGCTGGCCCTGGAGGACCCGGCGCGGGTGCTCGGCGTGCTGGCGGTCGCCGGCGTGCCGGGCGGCTCCTTCTCCTCGATGTTCGCCCCCTACGGGGTGCCCCGCCGGCTGCGTGCCCCGGTCGGCCGGTGGAGCAGTGCCCTCCTGCTCGCGATCGGCCCGATGCTGCCGCCGATCGCGGCGAGCCTGCCGCCGTGGCCGGAGCTGCTGTCGCCCGGCGCGCTGCGGGGGCCGGCCAGCGAGATGGCGCACCCGGGCGCGCTGCGTGCGGTGCTGCAGGAGTTCTCCCGCCACGACTGGCGCTGGTTCCGCCACCTGGCGCTGGCGATCGCCGAGCACGCACCGCTGGACATCTCGCGGGTGCGCGGCCCGGTCACCTTCGTGGCGGGCCGCTACGACTCGCTGGTCGACGTCGCCGACGTCCGCCGCGCGGCAGGGAGCCTGCCGGGGGCGCGGCTGCGGGAGCTGCCGGGCACGCACTTCCTGCCGCTGCAGCACCCCGGGGTGCTGCTCGCGGAGCTGCGACGGATGGTGCCCGCCTCGTGACCGGTCAGGCCGGCCGGCGGTCGCGGACGTAGGAGCCGGGGGCCGGCTCCAGCGGCGGGTGGTCCGCGCTGCCCCGGGCCGCCGGTGCGGGGACCTCGTCACCGGACCGCTCGAGCATCCACTCCGCCCAGGGCTCCCACCAGCTGCCGGTGTGCCGCTCGGCGGACGCGCGCCACGCGTGGGGGTCCGGACCCGGCTCGCCGCCGGTCCAGTAGTGGGCCTTCGGGTTGCCCGGCGGGTTGACCAGGCTCTGGATGTGGCCGCTGTAGCTGAGCACGAAGGTGCTCGGCCCGGACAGCAGCTGGGTCGTCCGGTAGCAGCCGTCCCAGGGGGTGAGGTGGTCGGTCAGGGCCCCGGTCACGAAGGTGGGCACGGTGATCCGGCTCAGGTGCACCGGGCTGCCCAGCACGCGCATCGCCCCGGCCCGGACCAGCGCGTTGGTCCCGAAGATCTCCAGGAACTGCTCGTGCAGCCGGGCCGGCAGGTTGGTGCCGTCGGCGTTCCAGGCCAGGATGTCGAACGCCGGCGGGTCCTCGCCCATCAGCCACTGGTTGACCAGGTAGTTGAAGATCAGGTCGTCGGGGCGCATCCAGCTGAACACCGCGCCCATCTCGCGGGCGCTGATGACCCCGCGCCGGCGCGAGTTGCGGCGGGCGAGCTCCAGCAGCCGGGGGCCGGAGAAGGCGCCGAGCGGCGCCCGGTTGGCGAAGTCCAGCAGCGTGACCGCGTAGCCGGCGGCGTGCACCCGGTCGTCGCCGGTCGCGGCCATGTGGTTCAGCGCCGTCGTCATCACCTGACCACCGGCGCACAGCCCGAGGGTCGTGACGTCCGGCGAGCCGGTGATCTCCGACGCCACCCCGACCGCGTCGACGACGCGCTGGGCGTAGGTGTCCAGGCCCCAGTCCGCCTGCTCCTCGGTCGGGTTGCGCCAGCTGATCATGAACACCTGCAGGCCGCGGCTCACCGCGTACTCCACGAGGCTGCGCCCGGGACGCAGGTCCAGGAAGTAGAAGCGGCCGATCGGGGGCGGGACGATCACCACCGGCCGCTGCCGGACGTGCGCCGTGCTCGGCGTGTACTGGATCAGCTCGATGACCTCGTCGCGGTGCACGACCGCGCCCGGGGAGATGCCCAGGTCGGTGCCGACGGTGAAGGCGCTGCGGTCGGTCTGGGTGGGCAGGCCGCCGTTGTGCCGCAGGTCGGAGAGCAGGTGGCCCATGCCGCGCAGGACGCTGCGCCCGCCGGTGTCGAAGGCCCGCTTCACGGCGGCCGGGTTGCCGAGCAGGGTGTTGGTCGGCGCGAGCGCGCTGGTGAACGCGGTGATGACGAAGCGGGCCTGCTCCACCTCGCGCCAGTCGGCACCCCGGGCCTCGTAGGCCTCGACGAGGGCGTTCACCGACCCGGTCATCGCGAGGTAGGACTGGGCCAGCCGGCGGTAGGCGGGGTTGGTCGACCACGCCGGATCGGCGAAGCGCTTGTCCCGGGGGGAGGGCGCGATCTCGTCGGTGCCGCGCAGGATGCGGACCGCGTTCCACCCGAGGCGGCCGGCCTCCCGGGCGAGGGGGCCCGGCTGGGCGAGGGTGGAGAGGACCGCCCGGGCCATGCCGCGCGAGGACGGGACGCCGACCGGTTCGGCGTTCTCGACCGAGGCCAGCGCCTCGGACTCGTCCGCGGGCACCGGCGGCCCGGCCGCGGGCCGTGGCGTCCCGGACCGGGTGTCGCGTGGTGTCGACGTCGTGCTCGTCACGGCGGCCTCCTTGTGACCTGGGTCACTCGATGGTCCGACGGTAGCCGCTCCGGAGGCCGAGGTCACGGCCCCCCGGGAGTGGCCGCGCCCGTCACCGCAGGGCGGCGGCGACCTTCCCGGCAGCCGAGGTCACGGCCTGCCCGATGTGGTCGGCGTCGGCGTGCTGGTCGACGAAGACCACGGCGAGGGCGGCGCGGGCGCCGCCGTCCGGGCCGAGCACCGGCGCGGCGATCGACCGGATCCCCGGGATGACCTCGCCGTGCGAGCTGGCCCAGCCGGTCCGCCGGGCCTCGCGGAGGGCCGCGCGGTCCTCCGCGGTCGGGGGCCCGGGCATGAGCAGGGCCAGACCGGGTGCCCCGCGGTCGACCGGGTGCCGGGTGCCCGGCCGGTAGGTGACGTGCGCCGGGGTGTCCTGCGGCTCGATGCTGGTGATCGTCACGGCCTCGTCCCCGGCGCGCACCACGAGGAAGGCGGTCATGCCGAGCTCGGTCGCCAGTCCGGTCAGCCGCGGGAGGGCGGCGGCGTTGAGGTCGGTGCGCACGCCCCGGGACAGCACCGCGATGCCGAGGCCCAGGCCGTAGTGGCCCAGCGGGTCCCGCTCGACCAGCTGGTGGTCCTCCAGCGTGCGCAGCAGGCGGTAGGTGATGGAGCGGTGCAGTCCCAGGGCCCTGCCGATCTCGGCCACCGGCTGCGGCACGCCCGCCGACGCGAGGTGCTCGAGGACGCGGACCCCGCGGTCCAGCGTCTGCGACTGCGGAGCTCCCGCGGCCTCCTCCGTCACCGCCGTCCCTCCTGCCGGTCGGTCGCCGTCCAGCGGGCCGGCTGGACGCGGCCGGTCACCTCGCCGAGGGCGATCCGGCTGCCGTCCGGGCCGGGAGCGCTGGCGGTGAGCGTGACGACGTCGCCGTCCTCCAGGAAGGTGCGGGTGCTGCCGTCGGCGAGGGTGATCGGTTCTCGACCGCCCCAGGACAGCTCGATGAGGGAGCCGCGCTGGTCCTCGCCCGGTCCGGAGACGGTGCCGGAGGCGAACAGGTCGCCGGTGCGCAGCGAGGCCCCGTTGACCGTCAGGTGCGCCAGCTGCTGGGCCGCCGTCCAGTACATCTCCCGGAACGGCGGGCAGCTGAGCAGCTCGCCGTTGAGCCGCACCTCGAGGGCGATGTCCAGTCCCCAGGGCCCGGCGTCGGCGTCGTCCAGGTAGGGCAGCAGCGGGACGTCGCGGGCCGGCGGGGGGACCCGGGCGTGCTCCAGCGCGGCGAGCGGCACCACCCAGGGGGAGACCGAGGTGAGGAACGACTTGCCGAGGAAGGGGCCCAGGGGGACGTACTCCCAGGCCTGCAGGTCCCGGGCGGACCAGTCGTTGACCAGGCACACGCCGAACACGTGCTGGCTGAAGTCGGCCAGCGGGACCCTGGCGCCGAGCACCGAGCCGACCCCGACCAGGAAACCGACCTCGGCCTCGATGTCCAGCCGCTGCGACGGCCCGAGGGTGGGCGCCTCGTCGGCCGGGGCCTTGCGCTGGCCGCACGGGCGGACGACGGGGGTGCCGGAGACGGCCACCGTGCCGGCGCGACCGTGGTACCCGATCGGCAGGTGCTGCCAGTTCGGCGTCAGCGGTGGCGAGTCCGGCCGGAACATCCGGCCGAGGTTCTCCGCGTGGTGCCGGGAGCTGTAGAAGTCCACGTAGTCGGCGACCTCGACGGGCAGGTGCAGCGAGACGTCGCGGCGGGGGAGCAGGTGCGGCTCGACCGCGCTGCGGTGCGCCTCGTCGGTGAGCCACGCCCGGAGCCGCTGCCGGAGCGCGGCCCAGGCCTCCGGGCCCTGGGCCATGAACGCGTTGAGCGACCCGGTGGCGTGCACCGGGTCCCCGGTCGCTGCGGCCAGGTCGAGCACGGAGTCGCCGACCGCGACCCCGGTGCGGGGTGCCGTCCCGGGCGTGGAGAAGACGCCGTAGGGCAGGTTGGCCAGCCCGAAGCCGGTACCGGCGGGGAGGTCCGGCCAGCTCACGCGGGGGTCCGATCCGGGGCGGGGAGCAGGCCGAGCGCGACCAGGTCCTCGACCGGCTCGAGGACGCTGCAGGTGCCGAAGGAGCGGAACACGGCCCGCGCCCGCGCGCCGCGGTCCGGGGACCAGGTCCGGACGGCGGTGGCCAGCGCGGCGCCGTCGTCCTCGGCCAGCCACCGCTCGGCCGACGCGGCGGGCTCCCCGGCGGCGAGCGCGTCGCAGGCGGCGAGCAGGTTGAGGAAGCCGTGGTGCCGGAAGCCGGTGGCCGGGTCGGTGTGCCGGACGGCGGAGTGCAGCCCGGCGGTGCACTTGACGGGCACCGCCCGGCGGACGCACGCCGACAGGGCCCGGCCAGCTCGGCGGGGTCCGGGAACAGCTCGGCGCGCAGGCCCCCGGTGCGGAGCTTGGCGCGGAGCCCGGCGGCCGCGAGCACGTCCAGGACGTCGTCCCGGGCGCGGGTCCGGGGCAGCTCCACGGCCGCCGGGACGCCGGCAGGGAGGACCCCGGCCAGCACGCCGGTCAGCTGCCGGGCCGCCGCGGCGTCGGCCACGACCGGCACCTCCACCGCGGCGAGGGTCAGCCGCGGGTCGGCGGTCACCCGGTCGACCGCCGCCGGCAGCTCCGCGGCGCCGGCGATCACCGAGATCCCGAGCGGGGCCCCGTCGGCCAGGTGCCCGGCCAGCTCCGCCAGCCGGGCGGCCGGGACGACGAAGGGGCCGACCAGCCCGCCCAGCCGCGACCGCAGCTCCCGGTGGGCGGGCACCGCAGCCGCCATCGGCGCGTCGCCGGGTGGGAACAGCGCG comes from the Modestobacter italicus genome and includes:
- a CDS encoding carboxyl transferase domain-containing protein, whose amino-acid sequence is MFDRIAVINRGEPAMRLTRAVRELNAEHGTRTRVIALHTESERRATFVRAADEGVLLRETGAGNPYLDHDELARALRASRADAAWVGWGFVAEDPAFAELCASLGVVFIGPPPEAMRLLGAKIEAKVLAEQAGVPVAPWSGGPVAGLEDGRRHAAAIGYPLIVKSRSGGGGRGIRVVRSEGELEEALTRTQAEAGRTFGDPTVFMERLVEGGRHVEVQIIADQHGAVWAPGVRDCSVQRRNQKVLEESSSPALSPEQDRSLRESSVALVKAAGYVGAGTVEFLYQPEEELFTFLEVNTRLQVEHPVTEETTGLDIVKLQLHVAAGGRLEGDPPPRSGHAIEARLNAEDAEQGFAPAPGQVVLMRLPTGPGVRVDTGIGVGDVIPPLYDSMIAKVIAWGRDRPEALARLRCALRETTVVLRGGTTTKSFLLDLLDRPEVASGTADTGWLDRTGAGSRAETAGNAWVALVRVAIDVADAEEARERSAFLASARGGRPRAPHEVGRVVELGYRGQAYRLGVARVGHDRYRVELDGRSADVDVDRLSGLESRLSVGEDRFAVVAVEGTGSSLVEVDGVTHRVATDVGGVVRAPAPAVVVAVRATAGQEVQAGQTLLVLESMKMETAVRAPFAGRVREVRAAANAQVDAGAPLLTVDRAGGDVEEVSGERVELPAGAGPAAGEPRERALSLLAALRSLITGYDIGAGHAGDLVAGYRSARSELPGDDPELLQAELAVLTTFADLCELSRNRPASEEEEADQQVHSPREYFHAYLHSLDVDREGLPDSFRVRLCRALAHYGVGDDLEPGPVLEDAVYRVFLAQQRTGDQLPAVLALLDRWLTTVLPASDAARSEVAEVLDRLVGATQLRYPSAGDLARAVRYRHFEEPVVLQARQEVLDQAERLLAELDAADAPGSTSDGRAGDDRASDDVARIEALVASPEPLVRLLAQRFDRPTSRPDPIVEVLTRRYYRSRSLQDVRPSVLGGNSAVTADYDLQGTRLHLLALMVRMPDLPAALAEVRRLADGVADPHTLLVDLYLSWPDRPADPDEMAAQLQQLVAELAPLPALRRVTVTVTTPDGDVDAVTFRPTPDGLAEERIIRGMHPLTAQRLHLWRLKDFDGRRLPSAEDTYLLHVVARDNPNDERLIAMAEVRDLTPLRDEAGEIVGFPTIERLLTSCLDGLRRGQAQRRARRPLEHNRIHLYAWPSIEVPLSEVATFARMAAPLTVGSGVDQIVLLARLQDEAGGPPREVALRFSYRPGTGVRMEVTDRPTEPLRTLDDYAEKVLSSRARGAIYPYELAPLLAGPGGTFVEHDLDEQGRLAPVDRPAGRNTAGIIAGVVSTPTERHPEGMTRVVLFGDPTKALGTVAEPECARVVAALDLAEQRGIPVEWFALSSGARISMDSGTENMDWVSRALRRIITFTQAGGEVNVVVAGINVGAQPYWNAEATMLMHTKGILVMTPDSAMVLTGKHSLDYSGGVSAEDNFGIGGYDRVMGPNGQAQYWAPNLTAACELLFQHYEHTYVAPGERWARPAGTGDPRDRDVRSFPHEHPASDFTTVGDIFSATANPERKKPFDIRTLMRAVTDQDHAVLERWAGMADADTSVVVDAHLGGHPVALIGIESRPVARRGSRPADGPDQWTAGTLFPRSSKKTARAINAASGNRPLVVLANLSGFDGSPESLRALQLEYGAEIGRAITNFDGPIVFCVVSRYHGGAFVVFSGVLNEGMEVLAVEGSYASVLGGAPAAAVVFTREVDKRTAADPRVRELEAAVAAADGTGAASLRVELATLRGSVRSEKLGEVAAEFEAVHDIGRARRMGSVHDIVPAAELRPRLIAAVERGMQRAG
- a CDS encoding 3-oxoacyl-ACP synthase III family protein: MNAFVLNRHGRLVFPSSVMPQLDFSTMESLDQLDTVIRRDFETKAPSGTDILERIRTGGYDDRYALMRDIALNLFWANRFSITMYDKRPTRWADLPRTRSDVFLPVLEPWEDGETKVAAVEQAYPTLPARWDGEVEDQVFGVLFDVFGNRRNHATTLPAVKPTVAEFLAEPANLTFRLPHYDPDYPVYEYDDVLDCREDVPELEALHRWAMVLHNQYPWDRSAVELARADQISDDDYVVAFHPRDREVREFLRRLATGAVPRQAPAPRESRPPVRPFPPVDVRRAFTVLPRLECLVAVHGDQVCTNDDVVRNSAYNWSPMSAAEIQEKTGVEERRYTSLSLEELALQAAEAALEKAGRGPEEIGGVVVCTCTSSRLIPSLATYICGQLGIHQTHAAYDLVAACAGMPYGLAEAARLLQEVERPVLVVCAEKFSDKIGNVRPSRMLFADGAAAMIVGVAGEGQGGDFDYLQTYASGPASEVNSIIWPNPEFDNNITVFGPQVKALAGRYLAQMIEEIGALPAPDGAAGSLLDSIDLIVPHQANKTMVLQLAERAGLRADQLYFNIETTGNASSASIPLAIHDAVRDGVITTPVRVFAPGFGAGAVAGYAVMRVDPAVVDVRDARAAGVAAEAPATAADEPRPASEQLREAFT